TTGTTATTCTTGGAACTGGATGGATTAGATCTCTTGGATCATCTAACTGGTATAGTTCAGTTTCAGgttcttcaaaaatattattctaacaTCTGAAAGTGCAGAGGGATtctatgattattatatttaccactAACGATAAGTTAACACTAGTTAGTTTAATCAGaaccttaattttttaaactaaacagTAGCCGCGAATCTCTCACGTCGTAATAATTGTTAACGTCTAAAATGCAGAGGACTCCTTCTTAAAATTGTGTTTCATTTCCTgttgaattaaaaatctaagctTTCACTCTTAACTTTCACGTCTCTTACTTAAGTGTTAAGTTACATTGTGAGGAAATTGAGATGACGGTAACACACCGACATGTATCTATGACACATTTAAGGgctaaatataatagtattttttttaatcagtatTTTTCAGTTCAAAGTTTACTAAACCCAGTGATCATGGAAAGGACCCAGTAAGGACTAATGAAAAGTGGAAATAACGCACAATAACGCGGAAGTGTGACGCGCGTTGAAGCGTTATCCATCAGTGTCTTCACACAAGTGACGTATTGTAATATTCTCCTATTATTCTATGAACAATATGAGGTCGTAGGCAAGACTATGaactataattacatatatgcACTGGTTCACTTTAAATTGTCTCCACTTTAACTTAAagtttatcaaaaaataatttagtcttTGAAATTATGGTCTAATTTAgtctttgtaaaaaataaatcaatctacaacctttttaggtctgggcctcagattctgtatccgcttcatgatcatttgttaatcgaataggcgagtaggtgatcaaccttctgtgcctgatgcatgccgttgactttttgggtctaaggtaagccggtttcctcacgatgtttttatttttagtacgaggtaaaattgtgaataaatcatgaaattttaatttaaaaattgattaaaataccATTCTCCTAAAAAATACCcagatattgttttatttatttgtttataataagttaaaattgataaaaatcttGAAAGCGAGGTAATCGGCTGTAACACGGTAATATTACATACCACGGTAAATTACCCAAGTGACGTTATCGCTAAACTGGGTCAGGAAGGAAATTACAAGCTTTTTGTTTTAAgcaatcattaaaaaatcgaataaataaaatagagtaGTGAAATACATTTACTTAACTATATGACAGTGTGAAATTTACAATCCCGcttagtaaattttcaaaaatatactttatttttcatgctAAACAATAAGAAATCGTCCATAGATAATCAAAACGGAAtacctatataaaattttattacggaAATAGTTTCACGATAAGACAAACAATTTGCGAACTTTCCCAAGTCAAAGTTGGGAAGCTAAATGAGATTGTAGTTCTAATCTATTGTTCCACTTGGTAATTGTCATTTACCTCGAGGAGTTTAACACGAAATACCGATCAACAATTAATCGAATTGTTGCCTCATAAATGCCTTAAATCtgaagatataaaataactttgtaaaattgtagttgtatcgatttttaaaactccTAGTCTAAGTGAATTGAATTACAGCCCATTAGTTTGGCTGAGAGCTGTTACTagcgattttattaaatattgtatattttacgaATTAAACATTCATCttttgttgtataattttatgtatacacattgttttagaacgtatacacaataaataaatgtatataaaaaatttgacGATTACTTCATTTTTCTTCAGCGAAACACGTCCGCCTCATCTCACTCGAATTCTCGATTCGAGCATACGTCTTTAACTGTCTGATAACTACGTTTATTAGcgctttatataatattataattaccacgaataaaattaaaaccattCCCAAACACTAAACTTAACACTTtcgcatttataatattagtaagaaTATATCATGCGtacaaatcaaattaaaaaaagattcagtgaaatttcaaatcaaaagatgactttatgattttattgaaaattttatctatataattcTATAAGCCGCTATTAAATCtcaataaatagataaaacaaaacaactaaCACTAACAGTGGTTAAAAATACTAGACAAAAAACAcgttcttataatttttattagcatttataaaataaaacacaggCATCGGTTTagtagttattaattttacaaactaaaaaacatttaagttttaagtttttataatatttatttgtatagataATGTTCGGCTCTgacaattacaaataattccCACTCGCTACTCGTTGCACGTGGCTAATCTGGCACTCGTTAAGTAAAccacatatttatattgtaaatactccACACCCATCAAAATGCCCTCGAGTTTGTATTATAGATTCGCGACAGTTGCGCCGCGTTGATTGCTGTTGTCACTGAAGCGGGCGGAGGGAGACGCGCGGGGAAAATCATGAATTTTGCTAGCCTACTTCGCTATGGCTACAATtccttttatattaatataacatcgTTTTAAAAGATTCTCAAGAGTTGACATTTAATTGTTAACGCACCGGTTAtctgttttattgtaataaaagtcgtatacatattatgtgtTCCATGTTCCATGGATTCCACAGGATATCGCTATTTTTGtactatgaaataaaagtaCCAGGAGTTTGCAtttcttgtaaatataaaattataatagatgGGCTGTAATGCTAATGAAGGTACACATCAGCAAAGACTTCTCAACTTACGAAGCACAATTATGCACACTGACATAGTAACGAAAGCTTATCAGTACAGAAAACTTTAAGTTCAAACAGGAAGTTCGTGCATTGCATTGGAAAAATGTTCAATTTCACTTTGCAACTTATAAATCGCTATACGAACTTAATAACAAGATaagtttttcaataaaacccATTTCTTTAGGTAAGCACCTCTTTCaatgtgaataaaattttatttaatattttcaattcgtaatattaaaatgcgGACTCGATTTAAGTAAAAAGTATTCGTAATTTTAAGAActgttaaaagtaatttagttattaaaaagctTCCATAACGCATATTTAACTGTTTCATACAACAAATTACATTCCACTTCATCATGTTTTTGATCTTTATGaccattttttgttttattatccatgtatattaaaaaattttcATGCTGAAGAAAGTAAATGCATAAAACATCAAAGAATATATGTCCACCTTAAACTTAAACTAACCATCATGATCGCCAACCTATGCAAGGAGATGGCAATATAAGAAGATGAAGCCTTGTGAGGTGAGCCCGTGGTATAGATGAATCATCTTTTGCAAGgcaaaaatgaaatatgagAAACCTATTGAATTAGTAGTTTATTAAATctcaatgaaattattttatgcacATCCTTTTCAAGGAAGTATTTTAGTTATTCAAAACGTTTGTACACTGGTGGAAGTGAACTTTTCTATTTGCGTTATCGATACACTCTTCTCTTGAAGACATCTAAGTCGTAATGGTTACGAAATATCTTCCATTATTTCAAAGAGAGACAAAATTATGaaaccaatctcaaaacatTTGCCAAAAAAATCCATTCGGTAACGACCTTCGTAACATGATGAACttccttaataataaatttagactCACCGGTGAACTTTAAGACTTAATGGCAATAACTTACACCAATATACCTCTCCATTTCAgactacaaaatattttcagacGCTCCGTAACAATGGAAAACAGTATTCAGTTTCATAAGTAATGCACACATACATCTATTTCATAATTCACACAAAATGTggcaatttttaatgattattaatctAATCTTTTATCGAAACGTGAATACCAGTGAAAAATGTAATGACGCACTTTGTACCTAAATTATATAGgtgattattactatttaagtataattttcaattgtttttatcattaatcCATTATCATGTTTTTGTAGAAAGCGCACAATAGAAGGaaaattattggtttttttttcatgttcCACTTTACGAATTTGAATTTGcatcatacatatatattaaccttttatttattacatttgtcCAGAATTTAAGTATAACATACTATATAACtttactttgttattttgtctaaacatatacatacagtATAAATGCTTAAAGAAGGCAAAATAACGAGTGCTAAGTGTTTCAGTGAGGAGAGATGGGACTACACTATATACAGCACATATTCAGCCCGCAGAGTACCGTTCTTACATCTGAGTCACCAGTTCCAGCTCCTTCCATAATAGCAGCATTCAAAGGCTCGAATCTTGGACAGCCAGTTACTTTTCTTAAATAACTgctttataaaagaaaaaaaactggcATTTAAATCCTCGTGTAACACCAGGAATATTATTACGAAGgcatttttcttatattgtattattatatatacccttattgtaaaatatacagtactGTTAACTCCTGTAACTAAGACACTTAAGATAAATATGTCTTGATTTGATCTCTTAGAAAGCGAAGTGAACGAAGCGTCACTTCCCAGTTCATTTCTATCGTGCGAAATGGATATAGGCCTGTATTTTAACGAAGCAAATATTGAAGGCTTATGAAAAGCTGCCTATATTTTCACAATATGGCGGCAGATTGGCAATCTGCTAGAGGGCGAGGCCGTAACTCATGATTAGGCAGATTTTTCAACAACCAGTTGGTTTCCATgcgtaaaaatattcatatattcaaCACAATTTTCTAGCGTCAAGTTTATACAGAGTTAATAGGTAGGTAgcgtttatataatttaggtCCCAGAATCAAAGTCCATTATTCCACAACTGACCGTTTTCTCAAGCAGCTTCTGCCGCGGTTTCAACACTATGTGGAGCCAGCTGAATCCACTGAACTATGTTCGATCCAATTCGACTCAGGGTCCCTCAAttaaagagcgtaccaattcttaaactCTCGGCATCGCAATAttaagccctctggcattgagaggaatatcagatgagcctcctaaGAATTTCTATGGAAAAACTTCTAATTAGGCGGACACTTGTGTTCTATTGGGgttcatttttcttttagaaaaGTAAGTACCTACTAATCCTAACCACTAGAATCAAACCAAGAACAAGTTCAAACACGCGCCTAACAAAGTCCCCGAGAAGATGTGGAACCACATGTAGTACcgttccatttttttttattataaaacagtacCTATGTAGTATATATACAATAGTTACATTATACGAAATATTATTAGTCATAGAAATTATAGACTCTaaactcattttttttaataaacatgtttttttatgcaGCATGACTTACAAATAACGTCCAAGTAATGTAATACACGTTCCATGGgaactgttaataaattaaattcaaaaatactttcataaGTATATTCACAAAGCATATAGGAGGAAAAGGCtttcatatttcatatatttagaatataacGTCACACGATTCCCAAACATAAGTTTATACCCAAGTTATTTATGTTATCCATAATCGTTATAACCGTTAGCCCTTTTCAAATTTTTCTGGTCAGTTTTATGTATCCTCTGGGTATTATGGAAGTTTGCCGTAATCCACTAACTACATATTAGAAAAGATTACATAATTCGACAAGTATTAGGTatcttcattatttatatttctagttTATCAGCTGCTACAATTCGTAAGATACACTTGTACTTAATATATGGAACTAGTAGCTACAGCTTTGTGCTATCAACTGGCCCATTAGGGATCAAACATAACATGAGCTTTAAGTGAGATTCAGAAATGAGACTTAGCACGAGCTATGACTTCCGTATGTCGAAATCGGCGACTTGAGCGTGACTAAGTTGCTAGTCTGCGACATCAAAGGGACAATCGTGTAATTCAAAATACAGATGTGATTAAATGAATCatttaagataaaaacaaataaaaccttaaaaaactttacaatgataaattaattaatttctacgTTTGAAGTTAATATTGCGTTCCTATTTTATTTGGCAACTGTCTTCCAATTCGTAAACATTCTTAAATCTACTTTAACGCAATCTTTCCATTATTTTATGCTGTCTGGCGTTTGGCTTTCTATGCTGTGGGATCCACTGAGACACGGTCTTTAGTGCCCTGATGATGGTCTCTGGCATTCGCTCCAAATGGGTTGGCCTCTGGATTTAACAGAATCTCACCATATTTTCATggttcatattttattaagtaaaaattctaaatatctaaacaaacataacatgacATAACATGAACcaaatattaatgtatcaaATAAACGTAGTTGTATTAACATGACACATATACTTGAGCATTCTCTGACAAGAGTCGATGTCGATTACACGCTAGTTACAGTCCCTACTTAAGAAGTACTctttttgatgttttaatGCAGTTTTAGAAACaccttgtatttttaatatatgccTATCTTTCACTAtcatacaaaacattgatttgTAAGAATTTGATAAgtataataagtataaaacTAGCTCAGTCCCCCGATCTTAattcagtaaattaaaaaagactttatttttttcctcttaaataaatacatcagAATTGACTACTTTAAGCTTAAGCAATTTTATTGCTTAAACTTAAAGAAtgatatatgtcggagaagtATGGCGTTACTGTGATTTGTAATTGTCACTACATCTCACAGAGCTTATAAATTGAcaatgtcaaagtcaaataagTTTAAAGCCGTTAGTactttgtttatttgattCTAAATATTGCAagatctataaattaataacttttcaaTGGTATATAGgtcattattaaaagtatttttttagtgtAAAGACTTAACGACAATCAGTGCACTGCTATCGTAAACAGTACTCAGCACGTACTACTCAAGTTACGCTGGCCTTTATAGGTTGAATACGATGATGAAACTATCATACACGATTTGACTTCTTCAATACAAGTGAAAGCAAGTTGCTTGTATAACTAATGTAGTTCggaatacaattttttctaGATGTTTCTAAGCCAGATCGTACATACacgtacatatttttattaaactataaaaacaaatagctaaaataatcttattatcTGTAATACTTTTAATCACATTAGGAAATTAACAACGACAATTCTagataattttagatattcATTACTCGAATTAgtcacatttaattattatttattatgaaatattcttTGGAAAGAATTGATAAAGTATATCGACATCAGTTAGCACTTCAGTATCAATTCAAGATGCTACGCGCGTGCATCGTCATTTGTGTGTTGATTTTAAATCTTCACGTTATACAATGTTCGAAAATTCTTGGTTATTTTCCCACGCCCTCAATAAGCCATCAAGTTGTGTTTCGCCCTTTGATGCATGAATTAGCAAAACGGGGACATGAAGTAATCGTAGTAACTACAGATCCAGCTTTTGCAAAAGGTGATACACCCGCCAATCTAACAGAAATAGACGTGCACGATATATCATATAAGAACTGGGAGGCCGTGCTGGATACACATAAtggaaaaaaagaaaatatatttcagcaGATAGTGAACTTATTTGAGAGATTTACAAGTACATTTGATCTGCAGTTGCAAACGCCTGAAGTTAAGAAGATGTTAAGCAAAGAAAAGAATAATATAGATCTGATTGTTGTAGAATCAAGTGTTCGAACAACTCTTGGTCTTGGACATTTATTGAAGGCGCCAATCATTCAGTTTAGTTCGTTTGGAACATCTCCTTCTCATTTTGGCTTTTTTGGGGCGCCATCCCAACCTCTTTTGTACCCAACACCTCTGAACGTGCGCATCTACAACTTGACTAtgtttgaaaagattttcgaatttttaaaacatttgacGTTGGATTACCTACAGAGGGCTATGTATGACTCTGATTATGCCATGGCCAAACGTAATTTTGGTGAAGACCTTCCGCCTTTTGAAGAATTGATGGACAAATATGTGCAAATGTTATTTCTGAATGAACACCCTATCTGGGCCCATAATCATCCTGTGCCATCAAATGTCATCTTTATGGGTGGTATTCACCAAACCGAGCATGACGCCCTTCCTCAGGTATTTAAACACAATTGATTGAAATAGTCGTTTAGTGAAacgaatataatatagtagcATAAAgcgcaataaataatttaatttatttttccttttagTATCACATTATATTTCCTTGTGTTgtgatttatttactattctAACGACATCTATTATTTCAGGATTTGAAAACTTATCTCGATGCGTCGAAACATGGAGtcatttatataagttttggAACAAATGTGAAACCATCTAATCTTCCGCCAGAAAAGGTTGAACTAATgctaaaagtgttttctacTCTGCCATACGACATTTTATGGAAATGGGACACGGAATTACCTCAgaaaccgaaaaatgtgaaaaCTTCAAAGTGGTTCCCACAAGCTCAACTACTCAGTAAGTTTCTTCATAACTCTGTTATTACCGAGACTAAATTACGCTTACGCATACGTTGGTGTATGTGTCAAAAAAGGTACACGAATtcatataaatagaatatcgTGTTTATAGATTTAATGAATCTGGTATacaacgtaaaatattttttttaagtctttgAGGTTAAAGATAAACCTATCGTTCATTTAACAAGGTTAATAGGTTATACTATTAAGTGATAACAGCTAACAAAAGCGATTTTTAGTCGaattattgtttacatttttaagtttttgtcatttgaattatttggtaaattcaaatgtaaactCGAAATAACTTAATTCATATAGTTAGACAAGtctacttatgaacgtcaacagaaaagatgttaaattgattctaaattttcattcactaccagttcgcaagtcaacgGCATAGAGCGTGCAAGAataactggcaagaaactatCCGCCACTACTTTTAATCGTCAAGTTTtagttatacaaattaaatactacttattaaaatatgctaCTTTTCACTGACATAGATAGATACACAAcgcatatataaatgtatgtactTTGTTCTGCATACGGTAGAACGCAATACTGGTGCATTCGTCGCTAGCCTCTAGACATCACAATACAGCGACGAAATGCTACGAGGTGCATTTGCAcaatttatagtatttaagtttaaaagtaattttaccCCCTTATCAATAAAGACCGaactttttaaacattttttcaacatattttttacgaTTTATAGGAAAAATATACAGCGttgatatgaattaaaaaaaattataatatatcctATTAACAAAGGGACGGCCACAAAGGGTGGCGGAGTTATATTTAGCGGTTTAGTgtgatttgttaaaataaggATATCTGAAAGAGCattattggcctagtggcttcaggtcgcgacgctcatccctgaagtcgttaGTTCGATCCACGGTTGTGCACccatggattttctttctatatgcgcatttaacattagctcgaacgatgaaagaatacatcgtgaggaaaccgacttgccttagacccaaaaagttgacggcgtgcgtcaggcacagaaggctgatcacctacgtgcctattcaatttacaaatgttcatgaaatggatacaaaaatctgaggcctagacctaaacaggttgtagcgctattgatttattttattttttatatgtcagTCATAAACAGAATATTTACATTCATAGAGGATGAATGGAAGTATTCTCTCTATgacttttataacatatatgtatgtgagAGAATGtccaaaaacatatttcaattaattgaaGCCCacaatatgattttattatttattatataacaatatactaCGTTGATAAAAGCGGTTCAGTTGAGATGGTTAGAATCGATCAGTTGTATTTTTAGATACaacttaattaaagattttcttGTCTTATATGAATTGTACTTAGTGTTTTACctattctaatattttacaGAACATCCAAATATAAAACTCTTCATCACACAAGGAGGTCTCCAGTCTACAGACGAGTCGATAAACGCTGCAGTACCGGTCATCGGGATCCCCATGCTTGGAGACCAATGGTACAACACAGAAAGATATAAACAGCACCAAATTGGCATCCAACTCGATATACACGCTATGTCCGAAGAACAATTTAGTACATCTGTAAAGAGTGTGATTGAAGATAAAAGGTATTAGTGATTGTATAATGAACATGAAAATAAGTCATGTTTATCAAGTccaatttgaaatttttacacagaaaaatgaaaacaacGACTTAGATATAACGGATTGAGATAATGGTTTCCGGATTTACGATATCTGATAAGTAAAGGGCCGTGTATCAATTTCTATAGACATTTATTACTTGACCGAAGTATGAATGGTATCACacaaatatgttttctttttgatCCATGTCTAGACATTATTTCGCTTTACTCTAACTTGAAGTCAATAAATGAATGGAGCATAATGTTAACACTATGCTCCATTCGTTTTATAGCAAAGATATGCTCATCTATAATTACTGCCAAAATATACAAAGGCTATAAGATTgcgataaattattcatttataaaaatgcgatttcaactaatttatattaacagtGACGCTTCATGTCCCCATGTGCCCGTCATGGATTTATACTTCTGTTTttgtcttattatattttttatacactgATTTTAACTGTTTCAATTACCATTGGCATGGTACACATAGACGTAGATTTAACGTGTATTCAAATGTTGGTAATTTTTCCgatgtatattttatgataagccattttaaatcataattttcttACAGCTACAAGACAAATATACTGAAACTACGCACTCTGATGCGTGAATTTCCTGTGAAACCATTGGATTTGGCTGTATGGTGGACTGAACATATTTTGAAACACGGAGGCACGCATTTGCGATCACCAGCCTTTGGCATCTCTCATTGGAAGTATTATGAAGTAACCCTAGTTTTAACAGTAGTATCTGtactattattatcattatttattgtagtggtaattttaagatttattttaagaagaTTACTGCCACACCTTTTACTTCCAATAAGAAttaaagtaaagaaaatgtaatattaataatttaagctGTTAGTATCATGCTACATACGCATAATTTGTATTCACGattttcttaacctaaaaAGTAATGattagaattaaaaagaaaatcaaaacaaatttaacgctggcagcatttcctcgttgtattgcgatacttattcgttgaggtaggaaagcaccagctctggggtcaccgatactatctaccaggcgccaacttaaatctttaataagtgcctgtgcacttgaacccacGGTCCAagagtctactccaaagggaacaatagcgaagttggaggaaagacccatatatttgtgtcgtttattaaggaaaataaaaaagctggggccctttattaataattaatttttagataTTATAATCTCGAAGAATTAGTTAGAATTACTGTGACTTTTGTATAGCAATATTGCTTACTTATTTGTACACTCACTAACGCCATAGTTTGGTGAAACTcatgcaaatatatttttacgacACATTACTACATATAAGGACATATTATTAA
This portion of the Pieris brassicae chromosome 6, ilPieBrab1.1, whole genome shotgun sequence genome encodes:
- the LOC123711426 gene encoding UDP-glucosyltransferase 2-like isoform X1, which codes for MLRACIVICVLILNLHVIQCSKILGYFPTPSISHQVVFRPLMHELAKRGHEVIVVTTDPAFAKGDTPANLTEIDVHDISYKNWEAVLDTHNGKKENIFQQIVNLFERFTSTFDLQLQTPEVKKMLSKEKNNIDLIVVESSVRTTLGLGHLLKAPIIQFSSFGTSPSHFGFFGAPSQPLLYPTPLNVRIYNLTMFEKIFEFLKHLTLDYLQRAMYDSDYAMAKRNFGEDLPPFEELMDKYVQMLFLNEHPIWAHNHPVPSNVIFMGGIHQTEHDALPQDLKTYLDASKHGVIYISFGTNVKPSNLPPEKVELMLKVFSTLPYDILWKWDTELPQKPKNVKTSKWFPQAQLLKHPNIKLFITQGGLQSTDESINAAVPVIGIPMLGDQWYNTERYKQHQIGIQLDIHAMSEEQFSTSVKSVIEDKSYKTNILKLRTLMREFPVKPLDLAVWWTEHILKHGGTHLRSPAFGISHWKYYEVTLVLTVVSVLLLSLFIVVVILRFILRRLLPHLLLPIRIKVKKM
- the LOC123711426 gene encoding UDP-glucosyltransferase 2-like isoform X2, which produces MLRACIVICVLILNLHVIQCSKILGYFPTPSISHQVVFRPLMHELAKRGHEVIVVTTDPAFAKGDTPANLTEIDVHDISYKNWEAVLDTHNGKKENIFQQIVNLFERFTSTFDLQLQTPEVKKMLSKEKNNIDLIVVESSVRTTLGLGHLLKAPIIQFSSFGTSPSHFGFFGAPSQPLLYPTPLNVRIYNLTMFEKIFEFLKHLTLDYLQRAMYDSDYAMAKRNFGEDLPPFEELMDKYVQMLFLNEHPIWAHNHPVPSNVIFMGGIHQTEHDALPQDLKTYLDASKHGVIYISFGTNVKPSNLPPEKVELMLKVFSTLPYDILWKWDTELPQKPKNVKTSKWFPQAQLLKHPNIKLFITQGGLQSTDESINAAVPVIGIPMLGDQWYNTERYKQHQIGIQLDIHAMSEEQFSTSVKSVIEDKRY